One stretch of Passer domesticus isolate bPasDom1 chromosome 2, bPasDom1.hap1, whole genome shotgun sequence DNA includes these proteins:
- the SLC5A7 gene encoding high affinity choline transporter 1 produces MAFHVEGLVAIVVFYLAILAVGIWAAWKTKNTSSEGDRSEAIIVGGRDIGLLVGGFTMTATWVGGGYINGTAEAVYVPDYGLAWAQAPIGYSLSLILGGLFFAKPMRSKGYVTMLDPFQQLYGKRMGGLLFIPALMGEMFWAAAIFSALGATISVIIDINVNISVIISALIATMYTLVGGVYSVAYTDVVQLFCIFLGLWISVPFAMSHPAVTDIGLTAVHHVYQAPWLGSINSLDLYTWLDNFFLLTLGGIPWQAYFQRVLSSSSATYAQVLSFLAAFGCLVMAIPAVLIGAIGASTAWNQTEYGVPDPKSKKEADMILPIVLQYLCPVYISFFGLGAVSAAVMSSADSSILSASSMFARNIYQLAFRQNASDREIVWVIRITVLLFGASATAMALLASSVYGLWYLSSDLIYIIIFPQLLCVLFIKGTNTYGAIAGYLFGLVLRITGGEPYLYLQPLIFYPGWYQDDNNLYIQRFPFKTLAMLTSFFTNVIVSYLAKYLFESGTLPPKLDFLDAVVARYSREHMDKATLVKSDNIVLNELAPVNPRHSLTLSSTFTNKEAFNYVDSSPELSNAEDN; encoded by the exons ATGGCTTTCCATGTGGAGGGACTGGTGGCCATAGTTGTCTTCTACCTGGCAATCCTGGCAGTAGGGATATGGGCTGCTTGGAAAACCAAGAACACCAGCAGCGAAGGAGATCGCAGCGAAGCTATTATAGTCGGTGGAAGAGACATTGGTTTGCTAGTTGGGGGATTTACAATGACAG CCACATGGGTTGGAGGAGGTTACATCAATGGGACAGCAGAAGCTGTGTATGTCCCAGACTATGGTCTAGCTTGGGCTCAGGCCCCTATTGGATATTCCCTTAGCCTGATTTTAG GTGGCCTTTTTTTTGCAAAACCCATGCGATCCAAAGGCTATGTGACAATGCTGGACCCCTTTCAGCAGCTTTATGGAAAAAGGATGGGAGGACTATTGTTTATTCCAGCTTTAATGGGAGAAATGTTTTGGGCTGCTGCCATCTTCTCTGCCTTAG GTGCAACTATAAGTGTGATCATTGACATTAATGTCAATATTTCAGTCATTATTTCTGCCCTGATTGCCACTATGTACACACTTGTGGGTGGGGTTTATTCTGTGGCCTACACCGACGTAGTTCAGCTCTTCTGCATCTTCTTGGGACTG TGGATCAGTGTCCCCTTTGCCATGTCCCATCCTGCAGTTACAGACATTGGACTCACGGCTGTGCACCACGTGTACCAAGCACCTTGGCTTGGATCTATCAACTCACTTGACCTTTACACATGGTTGGACAATTTCTTTTTACTG ACATTAGGTGgaattccatggcaggcatatTTCCAGAGAGTTCTTTCCTCATCTTCTGCCACATACGCTCAAGTTCTGTCATTCCTGGCTGCTTTTGGCTGCCTTGTGATGGCTATTCCTGCAGTATTGATTGGTGCAATTGGAGCATCTACAG CTTGGAACCAGACTGAATACGGTGTTCCTGATCCCAAGAGCAAAAAAGAAGCAGATATGATTTTACCCATCGTGCTGCAGTACCTTTGCCCAGTCTACATCTCGTTCTTTGGCCTCGGTGCCGTATCTGCTGCTGTGATGTCCTCAGCTGACTCCTCAATTTTATCAGCAAGTTCTATGTTTGCTCGGAACATTTACCAGCTTGCCTTCCGGCAAAAT GCTTCAGACAGGGAAATTGTGTGGGTCATAAGAATCACCGTTCTTCTGTTTGGAGCATCAGCAACAGCAATGGCACTGCTGGCTTCATCCGTGTACGGCCTCTGGTACCTCAGCTCTGACCTCATTTATATCATCATATTCCCCCAGCTCCTGTGTGTGCTATTTATTAAAGGAACCAACACCTACGGTGCCATTGCAGGTTACCTGTTTGGCCTTGTTCTCAGAATAACCGGAGGAGAACCGTACCTCTACCTTCAGCCCTTGATCTTCTACCCTGGCTGGTATCAAGATGATAACAACCTCTATATCCAGCGATTCCCATTTAAAACACTTGCTATGCTCACCTCCTTCTTTACTAATGTCATAGTCTCCTACTTAGCCAAATACTTATTTGAAAGTGGGACCTTGCCACCAAAGCTGGACTTTCTTGATGCTGTTGTTGCCAGATACAGTAGAGAACACATGGACAAAGCAACTCTTGTAAAAAGTGACAATATTGTATTAAATGAACTTGCACCTGTGAATCCACGACACAGTCTCACTTTGAGCTCAACTTTCACAAACAAGGAAGCCTTCAACTACGTTGATTCAAGTCCAGAACTGTCCAACGCTGAAGATAATTAA